One segment of Odontesthes bonariensis isolate fOdoBon6 chromosome 1, fOdoBon6.hap1, whole genome shotgun sequence DNA contains the following:
- the znf710b gene encoding uncharacterized protein znf710b isoform X1, whose translation MRSLKHLKPHSRRSVEEASRRLGRCEPKVMARLVDISTQTDPVVVLSLAQAAVLGLISQNEVFGATIAPNGFYTGEPKESPAPPVDGVDYEYADQLIGANGDYLGDNLGEDGQMQPSCSQRRWQQGPPQHPDTKMVVPDRHGLQGADVSTSHVKGEVVTSGMSSCVHMLNNMVPRGGLVQVDPATLRGTNKNCAECEREVTNQQQANTHVHPPPPQVVHRGPEPGHRGLQGPRPMGGHGRGGREDEEEVEHQGNTMMKPTQQEEAISSYFQTSEVGSYDSTEMGMGTEYEDGSQNMMWTDGSGGAQHQQPPHPQPPRRHGGRRVDRLDINIQIDESYCVDVGDGLKRWKCRMCDKSYTSKYNLVTHILGHNGIKPHACPHCGKLFKQPSHLQTHLLTHQGTRPHKCTVCKKGFTQTSHLKRHMLQHTDVKPYSCRFCRRGFAYPSELRAHEVKHERGRCHVCSQCGMEFPTYAHLKRHQTSHQGPHTFQCTECNKSFAYRSQLQNHLLKHQSPRPYTCSQCGLEFVQLHHLRQHSLTHKGMKGHKCEVCSREFTLSANLKRHMLIHNSVRPFQCHVCFKSFIQKQTLKTHMIVHLPVKPFKCKVCGKSFNRMYNLLGHMHLHAGSKPFKCPYCTSKFNLKGNLSRHMKVKHGMDVSPEGQEVLPEMESQGEYEGQNFSFTSPDSMDNGSSQNLTKLTTANMDDMEEYYNFGKDTNSYTTP comes from the exons CCAAGGTAATGGCCAGGCTGGTGGACATAAGCACACAGACAGATCCTGTAGTCGTGCTGTCCTTGGCCCAGGCCGCCGTGCTAGGTCTCATCTCCCAGAATGAAGTGTTTGGAGCTACCATAGCACCCAACGGCTTCTACACCGGTGAACCCAAAGAGTCCCCCGCACCCCCAGTAGACGGAGTTGACTACGAGTACGCCGACCAGCTTATCGGAGCCAACGGAGATTACCTAGGAGACAACTTGGGAGAAGACGGTCAGATGCAACCCAGCTGCAGTCAGAGGAGGTGGCAACAGGGGCCGCCTCAACATCCGGACACAAAAATGGTTGTCCCCGATCGCCATGGCCTTCAGGGCGCGGACGTATCCACGTCCCACGTGAAAGGGGAGGTAGTGACCTCTGGAATGTCCTCCTGTGTCCACATGCTGAACAATATGGTTCCCAGAGGTGGTTTAGTTCAAGTGGATCCGGCCACTCTCAGAGGCACCAACAAGAACTGCGCAGAGTGTGAGCGGGAAGTAACAAACCAGCAGCAAGCTaacacacacgtccatcctccTCCACCCCAGGTGGTCCACAGAGGACCAGAGCCGGGCCACAGAGGACTTCAGGGCCCGCGGCCCATGGGAGGTCACGGTCGCGGCGGCAgagaggatgaagaggaagtAGAACACCAGGGGAACACCATGATGAAGCCCACGCAGCAGGAGGAAGCCATCAGCAGCTACTTCCAGACCAGCGAAGTGGGCAGCTATGATTCGACAGAAATGGGCATGGGTACCGAGTACGAAGATGGCAGCCAGAACATGATGTGGACAGACGGGAGTGGCGGAGCACAGCACCAGCAGCCTCCACATCCCCAGCCCCCTCGGCGTCATGGCGGTCGTAGAGTTGACCGGCTAGACATCAATATCCAGATTGATGAATCGTACTGCGTAGATGTTGGAGATGGTCTGAAGCGCTGGAAGTGTCGCATGTGTGATAAATCGTACACGTCCAAGTACAACCTGGTCACGCACATCCTGGGCCACAATGGCATCAAACCACATGCCTGTCCACATTGTGGGAAACTCTTCAAGCAGCCCAGTCATCTCCAAACCCATCTGCTAACCCACCAAGGCACGCGGCCCCACAAGTGCACCGTCTGCAAGAAGGGCTTCACCCAGACCAGCCACCTGAAGCGGCACATGCTGCAACACACTGACGTCAAGCCCTACAGCTGCCGCTTCTGCCGCCGTGGCTTCGCCTATCCCAGCGAACTGCGGGCGCACGAGGTGAAACACGAGCGAGGACGCTGCCACGTCTGCTCACAGTGCGGCATGGAGTTCCCCACCTATGCCCACCTCAAACGGCACCAGACCAGCCACCAAGGCCCCCACACCTTCCAGTGCACCGAGTGCAACAAGTCTTTCGCCTACCGTAGCCAACTCCAGAACCACCTCCTGAAGCACCAGAGCCCGAGGCCTTACACCTGCTCTCAGTGCGGCCTGGAGTTTGTACAGCTGCACCACTTACGTCAGCACTCACTGACCCATAAG GGGATGAAAGGCCACAAGTGTGAAGTGTGTTCCAGAGAGTTCACCCTGTCTGCCAACCTGAAGAGGCACATGCTCATCCACAACAGCGTCAGACCTTTCCAGTGTCACGTCTGCTTCAAGAGCTTCATCCAGAAGCAGACCCTGAAGACTCACATGATCGTACACCTGCCCGTGAAGCCATTCAAATGCAAG GTATGTGGCAAGTCTTTCAACAGAATGTACAACCTGCTGGGCCACATGCACCTCCATGCTGGCAGTAAGCCCTTTAAGTGTCCTTACTGCACCAGTAAGTTCAACCTGAAGGGAAACCTCAGCAGGCACATGAAGGTCAAGCATGGAATGGACGTCTCACCAGAGGGACAAG AAGTTCTTCCAGAAATGGAAAGCCAGGGGGAGTATGAAGGCCAGAACTTCAGTTTCACATCACCAGACAGTATGGACAATGGTAGCTCCCAAAACCTCACTAAACTCACTACAGCAAACATGGACGACATGGAGGAGTATTACAATTTTGGGAAGGATACAAACAGCTACACTACACCATGA
- the znf710b gene encoding uncharacterized protein znf710b isoform X2, whose translation MARLVDISTQTDPVVVLSLAQAAVLGLISQNEVFGATIAPNGFYTGEPKESPAPPVDGVDYEYADQLIGANGDYLGDNLGEDGQMQPSCSQRRWQQGPPQHPDTKMVVPDRHGLQGADVSTSHVKGEVVTSGMSSCVHMLNNMVPRGGLVQVDPATLRGTNKNCAECEREVTNQQQANTHVHPPPPQVVHRGPEPGHRGLQGPRPMGGHGRGGREDEEEVEHQGNTMMKPTQQEEAISSYFQTSEVGSYDSTEMGMGTEYEDGSQNMMWTDGSGGAQHQQPPHPQPPRRHGGRRVDRLDINIQIDESYCVDVGDGLKRWKCRMCDKSYTSKYNLVTHILGHNGIKPHACPHCGKLFKQPSHLQTHLLTHQGTRPHKCTVCKKGFTQTSHLKRHMLQHTDVKPYSCRFCRRGFAYPSELRAHEVKHERGRCHVCSQCGMEFPTYAHLKRHQTSHQGPHTFQCTECNKSFAYRSQLQNHLLKHQSPRPYTCSQCGLEFVQLHHLRQHSLTHKGMKGHKCEVCSREFTLSANLKRHMLIHNSVRPFQCHVCFKSFIQKQTLKTHMIVHLPVKPFKCKVCGKSFNRMYNLLGHMHLHAGSKPFKCPYCTSKFNLKGNLSRHMKVKHGMDVSPEGQEVLPEMESQGEYEGQNFSFTSPDSMDNGSSQNLTKLTTANMDDMEEYYNFGKDTNSYTTP comes from the exons ATGGCCAGGCTGGTGGACATAAGCACACAGACAGATCCTGTAGTCGTGCTGTCCTTGGCCCAGGCCGCCGTGCTAGGTCTCATCTCCCAGAATGAAGTGTTTGGAGCTACCATAGCACCCAACGGCTTCTACACCGGTGAACCCAAAGAGTCCCCCGCACCCCCAGTAGACGGAGTTGACTACGAGTACGCCGACCAGCTTATCGGAGCCAACGGAGATTACCTAGGAGACAACTTGGGAGAAGACGGTCAGATGCAACCCAGCTGCAGTCAGAGGAGGTGGCAACAGGGGCCGCCTCAACATCCGGACACAAAAATGGTTGTCCCCGATCGCCATGGCCTTCAGGGCGCGGACGTATCCACGTCCCACGTGAAAGGGGAGGTAGTGACCTCTGGAATGTCCTCCTGTGTCCACATGCTGAACAATATGGTTCCCAGAGGTGGTTTAGTTCAAGTGGATCCGGCCACTCTCAGAGGCACCAACAAGAACTGCGCAGAGTGTGAGCGGGAAGTAACAAACCAGCAGCAAGCTaacacacacgtccatcctccTCCACCCCAGGTGGTCCACAGAGGACCAGAGCCGGGCCACAGAGGACTTCAGGGCCCGCGGCCCATGGGAGGTCACGGTCGCGGCGGCAgagaggatgaagaggaagtAGAACACCAGGGGAACACCATGATGAAGCCCACGCAGCAGGAGGAAGCCATCAGCAGCTACTTCCAGACCAGCGAAGTGGGCAGCTATGATTCGACAGAAATGGGCATGGGTACCGAGTACGAAGATGGCAGCCAGAACATGATGTGGACAGACGGGAGTGGCGGAGCACAGCACCAGCAGCCTCCACATCCCCAGCCCCCTCGGCGTCATGGCGGTCGTAGAGTTGACCGGCTAGACATCAATATCCAGATTGATGAATCGTACTGCGTAGATGTTGGAGATGGTCTGAAGCGCTGGAAGTGTCGCATGTGTGATAAATCGTACACGTCCAAGTACAACCTGGTCACGCACATCCTGGGCCACAATGGCATCAAACCACATGCCTGTCCACATTGTGGGAAACTCTTCAAGCAGCCCAGTCATCTCCAAACCCATCTGCTAACCCACCAAGGCACGCGGCCCCACAAGTGCACCGTCTGCAAGAAGGGCTTCACCCAGACCAGCCACCTGAAGCGGCACATGCTGCAACACACTGACGTCAAGCCCTACAGCTGCCGCTTCTGCCGCCGTGGCTTCGCCTATCCCAGCGAACTGCGGGCGCACGAGGTGAAACACGAGCGAGGACGCTGCCACGTCTGCTCACAGTGCGGCATGGAGTTCCCCACCTATGCCCACCTCAAACGGCACCAGACCAGCCACCAAGGCCCCCACACCTTCCAGTGCACCGAGTGCAACAAGTCTTTCGCCTACCGTAGCCAACTCCAGAACCACCTCCTGAAGCACCAGAGCCCGAGGCCTTACACCTGCTCTCAGTGCGGCCTGGAGTTTGTACAGCTGCACCACTTACGTCAGCACTCACTGACCCATAAG GGGATGAAAGGCCACAAGTGTGAAGTGTGTTCCAGAGAGTTCACCCTGTCTGCCAACCTGAAGAGGCACATGCTCATCCACAACAGCGTCAGACCTTTCCAGTGTCACGTCTGCTTCAAGAGCTTCATCCAGAAGCAGACCCTGAAGACTCACATGATCGTACACCTGCCCGTGAAGCCATTCAAATGCAAG GTATGTGGCAAGTCTTTCAACAGAATGTACAACCTGCTGGGCCACATGCACCTCCATGCTGGCAGTAAGCCCTTTAAGTGTCCTTACTGCACCAGTAAGTTCAACCTGAAGGGAAACCTCAGCAGGCACATGAAGGTCAAGCATGGAATGGACGTCTCACCAGAGGGACAAG AAGTTCTTCCAGAAATGGAAAGCCAGGGGGAGTATGAAGGCCAGAACTTCAGTTTCACATCACCAGACAGTATGGACAATGGTAGCTCCCAAAACCTCACTAAACTCACTACAGCAAACATGGACGACATGGAGGAGTATTACAATTTTGGGAAGGATACAAACAGCTACACTACACCATGA